A stretch of the Sulfuritortus calidifontis genome encodes the following:
- the tmk gene encoding dTMP kinase: protein MRGLFITLEGVDGAGKSSHTDWLVEYFRQRGRIVRHTREPGGTPVGEKLREIVLHEPMHAETEALIMFASRREHLEQVILPALARGEVVICDRFTDASFAYQCGGRGLPEARLQILERWVHEATQPDLTLLFDVPDEVARARLAAARSPDRFEREGRAFFERVRAAYLRRAEQNPQRIRVIDGSRSLDAVRADLAQILETLG from the coding sequence ATGCGCGGCCTGTTCATCACCCTGGAGGGCGTCGACGGCGCCGGCAAGAGCAGTCATACCGATTGGCTGGTCGAGTACTTCCGCCAGCGCGGCCGCATCGTCCGGCACACGCGCGAGCCGGGTGGCACCCCGGTCGGCGAGAAGCTGCGCGAGATCGTGCTGCATGAGCCCATGCATGCCGAGACCGAGGCCCTGATCATGTTCGCCTCGCGCCGCGAGCACCTGGAGCAGGTCATCCTGCCGGCCCTGGCGCGAGGCGAGGTGGTCATCTGTGACCGTTTCACCGACGCCAGCTTCGCCTACCAGTGCGGCGGCCGCGGCCTGCCCGAGGCGCGCCTGCAAATTCTCGAGCGCTGGGTGCACGAGGCCACCCAGCCGGATCTGACCCTGCTGTTCGACGTGCCCGATGAGGTGGCCCGCGCCCGCCTGGCCGCCGCCCGCTCGCCCGACCGCTTCGAACGCGAGGGCCGTGCATTCTTCGAGCGGGTGCGCGCCGCCTATCTGCGCCGGGCCGAGCAGAACCCGCAGCGCATCCGGGTGATCGACGGCAGCCGCAGCCTGGACGCCGTGCGCGCCGATCTGGCGCAGATTCTGGAGACCCTGGGGTGA
- a CDS encoding DNA polymerase III subunit delta' — protein sequence MSVYPWQGELWQRLTAERERLPHALLLHGPAGIGKRALALELARWLLCQTPTPAGGCGECPSCQWFAQGGHPDFRLIEPAAEAEGAEEGKKGGKRISVDQVREVVEFLTLSAHQGGWRVVVLQPAEALGVAAANALLKTLEEPPPRTVFLLVSHQPRRLLPTILSRCRKLPVASPEPAAALAWLRAQAVDAPEVLLAEAGGAPLLALDYAEPERLARRQRFIEGLLDAEREDLSALAGEYQQRVAEAWGWLVRWLCDLSLCQTTGQVRYFADHAQALRKLAQRIDAGRLWAVYRQVMDDGRWLQHPLNGQLLLESWLIRYAELGARR from the coding sequence GTGAGCGTCTATCCCTGGCAGGGCGAGCTCTGGCAGCGGCTGACCGCGGAGCGCGAGCGCCTGCCCCATGCCCTGCTGCTGCACGGGCCGGCCGGTATCGGCAAGCGGGCGCTGGCCCTGGAACTGGCGCGCTGGCTGCTCTGCCAGACCCCCACGCCTGCCGGCGGTTGCGGCGAGTGCCCATCCTGCCAGTGGTTCGCCCAGGGCGGCCACCCCGATTTCCGCCTGATCGAGCCGGCCGCCGAGGCCGAAGGAGCGGAGGAGGGCAAGAAGGGCGGCAAGCGCATCAGCGTCGACCAGGTGCGCGAGGTGGTGGAGTTCCTCACCCTGTCCGCCCACCAGGGCGGTTGGCGCGTCGTGGTGCTGCAGCCGGCCGAGGCCCTGGGGGTGGCCGCCGCCAACGCCCTGCTCAAGACCCTGGAAGAACCGCCGCCGCGCACGGTGTTCCTCTTGGTCTCGCACCAGCCGCGCCGGCTGCTGCCGACCATTCTCAGCCGCTGCCGCAAGCTGCCGGTGGCCAGCCCCGAGCCGGCCGCCGCCCTGGCCTGGCTGCGCGCGCAGGCGGTGGATGCGCCAGAAGTCCTGCTGGCCGAGGCGGGCGGCGCGCCGCTGCTCGCCCTCGACTATGCCGAGCCGGAACGCCTGGCCCGGCGCCAGCGCTTCATCGAAGGCCTGCTCGACGCCGAGCGGGAAGACCTGAGCGCACTGGCCGGCGAATACCAGCAGCGGGTGGCCGAGGCCTGGGGCTGGCTCGTCCGCTGGCTGTGCGACCTGAGCCTGTGCCAGACCACCGGCCAGGTGCGCTATTTCGCCGACCACGCCCAGGCCCTGCGCAAGCTGGCTCAGCGCATCGATGCCGGGCGGCTGTGGGCGGTCTACCGTCAGGTCATGGACGACGGCCGCTGGCTGCAGCACCCGCTCAACGGCCAGTTGTTGCTAGAATCATGGCTGATCCGCTATGCCGAACTGGGGGCGAGACGATGA
- a CDS encoding PilZ domain-containing protein: MSTDASAKAPGRAGMLSLSIKERRALYAAYMPFVKNGGLFIPTSREYAMGDQVYIVLTLMEDPTRWPISGKVVWLTPSGAQGNRQQGIGVQFDSNEKATEVRNKIEGILGNAMKSTRTTHTM, translated from the coding sequence ATGAGCACCGACGCCAGCGCAAAAGCACCGGGCCGTGCCGGCATGCTCTCCTTGAGCATCAAGGAGCGCCGCGCCCTGTATGCCGCCTACATGCCATTCGTGAAGAACGGCGGCCTGTTCATCCCCACCAGCCGCGAATATGCGATGGGCGATCAGGTCTACATCGTGCTCACCCTGATGGAAGACCCGACCCGCTGGCCGATCTCCGGCAAGGTCGTCTGGCTCACCCCGTCCGGCGCCCAGGGCAATCGCCAGCAGGGCATCGGCGTCCAGTTCGACAGCAACGAGAAGGCGACCGAGGTGCGCAACAAGATCGAAGGCATCCTCGGCAACGCCATGAAGTCCACCCGTACCACCCACACGATGTAA
- a CDS encoding TatD family hydrolase yields the protein MLVDSHCHIDFPDFAEGVAPLLANMQQAGVGHALCVSVTLEDYPRVLALAEAHANLFASVGVHPDHQDYQEPTVDQLVELAKHPKVVAIGETGLDYYRLPRAEVDWQRARFRTHIRAARQAGKPLIIHTRSAADDTLAIMREAGAGEAGGVMHCFTESWDVARQALELGFYISFSGIVTFKSAADLREVARQVPLDRLLVETDSPYLAPVPHRGKRNEPAYVRQVAELIAQVRGVSVEAVVEATTGNFFRLFSAARS from the coding sequence ATGCTGGTCGATTCCCACTGCCATATCGATTTTCCCGACTTCGCCGAGGGCGTCGCGCCCCTGCTGGCCAACATGCAACAGGCCGGCGTCGGTCATGCCCTCTGCGTCTCGGTCACCCTGGAGGACTATCCGCGGGTGCTGGCCCTGGCCGAGGCCCACGCCAACCTGTTCGCCTCGGTCGGCGTCCACCCGGACCATCAGGACTACCAGGAGCCCACGGTCGACCAACTGGTCGAGCTGGCCAAGCATCCCAAGGTCGTCGCCATCGGCGAGACCGGCCTCGATTACTACCGCCTGCCGCGCGCCGAGGTCGACTGGCAGCGCGCCCGTTTCCGCACCCACATCCGCGCCGCCCGCCAGGCCGGCAAGCCGCTCATCATCCACACCCGCAGCGCGGCCGACGACACCCTGGCGATCATGCGCGAAGCGGGCGCGGGCGAGGCCGGCGGCGTCATGCACTGCTTCACCGAAAGCTGGGATGTGGCGCGCCAGGCGCTGGAACTCGGCTTCTACATCTCCTTCTCCGGCATCGTCACCTTCAAGAGCGCCGCCGACCTGCGCGAAGTCGCCCGCCAGGTGCCGCTCGATCGTCTGCTGGTGGAAACCGATTCGCCCTACCTTGCGCCCGTGCCGCACCGCGGCAAACGCAACGAGCCGGCCTATGTCCGGCAGGTGGCGGAGCTGATCGCGCAGGTGCGGGGGGTGTCGGTCGAGGCGGTCGTCGAGGCGACGACGGGGAATTTCTTTAGATTGTTCAGTGCAGCGCGGTCTTAA
- a CDS encoding IS3 family transposase (programmed frameshift), producing the protein MKKSKFTEQQIVAILKEVELGAKVGETCRKHGISDATYYKWKSAYAGMEVSQLKQLRDLQAENARLKKMYAELAMVHNALQDVVSPKALAPARKIELADVLMDAHGLSERQACRAVRLARSSRHYVPVRRDDSAVIEAVQAYMAVNPRHGFGLLHDSFRLQQQPWGKTVLWRVYCQLNLNLPRRGKKRLPARIKQPLVAGALPNDTWSCDFMADALWSGRRFRTFNVLDEFSREALRIEVDTSLPAARVVRALNELIELRGRPRRLRLDNGPELVSQALAQWARDNEVELMFTQPGKPTQNAYIERFNRSYRTEVLDCYVFESLAEVRKLTEDWLHRYNHERPHEALGRIPPVAYRMQKYPNPLLLSGTE; encoded by the exons ATGAAGAAATCGAAATTCACCGAGCAGCAGATCGTGGCGATCCTCAAGGAGGTCGAACTGGGCGCCAAGGTCGGCGAAACCTGCCGCAAGCACGGCATCTCGGACGCCACCTACTACAAGTGGAAGTCGGCCTACGCCGGCATGGAAGTGTCCCAGCTCAAGCAGTTGCGAGACCTGCAGGCCGAGAATGCGCGGCTCAAGAAGATGTATGCCGAACTGGCCATGGTGCACAACGCCCTGCAGGACGTTGTCTCCC CGAAAGCTCTAGCCCCGGCGCGCAAGATTGAGTTGGCCGACGTGCTGATGGATGCGCATGGCTTGTCCGAACGCCAGGCTTGCCGGGCGGTACGGCTAGCCCGATCCAGCCGGCACTATGTGCCGGTTCGGCGCGATGACAGCGCCGTCATCGAGGCGGTACAGGCCTACATGGCGGTCAATCCCCGGCATGGTTTCGGCCTGCTGCATGACAGCTTCAGGCTGCAACAGCAGCCTTGGGGCAAGACCGTGCTGTGGCGGGTGTATTGCCAGCTCAATCTGAACCTGCCGCGCCGGGGCAAGAAACGCTTGCCGGCTCGCATCAAGCAGCCTCTGGTGGCCGGGGCGCTGCCGAACGATACTTGGAGTTGTGACTTCATGGCCGATGCGCTGTGGAGCGGTCGGCGCTTCCGGACCTTCAACGTCCTGGACGAGTTCAGCCGCGAGGCCCTGCGTATCGAGGTGGACACTAGCCTGCCGGCGGCCAGGGTGGTGCGGGCCTTGAATGAATTGATTGAACTGCGGGGCAGGCCCCGCCGGCTACGCCTGGACAACGGCCCGGAACTGGTCAGCCAGGCACTGGCCCAGTGGGCCAGGGATAATGAGGTGGAATTGATGTTTACCCAACCGGGGAAACCAACCCAGAACGCCTATATCGAACGGTTCAACCGCTCCTACCGGACCGAGGTGCTGGACTGCTATGTGTTCGAGTCGCTGGCCGAGGTCAGGAAGCTGACGGAGGACTGGCTGCACCGCTACAACCATGAACGACCGCATGAAGCCCTGGGCAGGATTCCACCGGTGGCCTATCGCATGCAAAAATACCCAAACCCTCTACTTCTGAGTGGCACGGAATAA
- a CDS encoding DUF4160 domain-containing protein — MIYTHDHPPAHAHLVGPNGRAKVLLNCPSGPPVPLDIRGIDKPTMRRLMEVIAAELSQLCEGWENIHGRS; from the coding sequence ATGATTTATACTCACGACCACCCGCCCGCCCATGCTCATCTCGTCGGACCCAATGGGCGGGCCAAGGTGCTGCTGAACTGCCCCAGCGGTCCGCCAGTCCCGCTCGATATCCGAGGCATCGACAAACCGACCATGCGGCGCCTCATGGAAGTAATCGCGGCGGAACTCAGCCAGTTATGTGAAGGATGGGAGAATATTCATGGACGATCTTGA
- the clpA gene encoding ATP-dependent Clp protease ATP-binding subunit ClpA, giving the protein MIAQELEVSLHMAFMEARQKRHEFITVEHLLLAMLDNPSAAEVLRACTANIEELRRSLTDFIEKHTPRVPGTGEVDTQPTLGFQRVIQRAILHVQSSGKKEVTGANVLVAIFGEKDSHALHYLNQQGVTRLDVVNYISHGIAKAPQESAPASSSRAEPAQEQDAENVTGSPLEAFTINLNAQALAGKVDPLIGRDLELERVIQTLCRRRKNNPLLVGEAGVGKTAIAEGLARRIVQEEVPEVLNGATVYALDMGALLAGTKYRGDFEQRLKAVLKQLAGQENGILFIDEIHTLIGAGAASGGTLDASNLLKPALSSGQLRCIGATTYNEYRGIFEKDHALSRRFQKIDVKEPSVEETIAILKGLKSRFEAHHGIKYTQQALATAAELSARFINDRHLPDKAIDVIDEAGAAQRIQPKSKQKKVITNKEIEDIVAKIARIPAKTVASDERNALKNLDRDLKAVVFGQDPAIDALATAIKLSRSGLGNPQKPIGSFLFSGPTGVGKTEVARQLAYTLGVELIRFDMSEYMERHAVSRLIGAPPGYVGFEQGGLLTEAITKHPYSVLLLDEIEKAHPDIFNVLLQVMDHGTLTDNNGRKADFRNVVIIMTTNAGAESLSKASIGFTETKAAGDEMAEIKRLFSPEFRNRLDATISFAPLSEAVILRVVDKFLMQLEEQLHAKKVEAQFTEALRSWLAKEGYDPLMGARPMARLIQETIRKALADELLFGRLANGGHVTVDVDETGKARLVFEEEAAAVV; this is encoded by the coding sequence ATGATTGCCCAGGAACTGGAAGTCAGCCTGCACATGGCCTTCATGGAGGCCAGGCAGAAGCGCCACGAGTTCATCACCGTGGAGCACCTGCTGCTGGCCATGCTGGACAATCCCTCCGCCGCCGAGGTGCTGCGCGCCTGCACCGCCAACATCGAAGAGCTGCGCCGCAGCCTGACCGACTTCATTGAAAAGCACACCCCGCGGGTGCCCGGCACCGGCGAGGTCGACACCCAGCCCACGCTCGGCTTCCAGCGCGTCATCCAGCGCGCCATCCTGCACGTGCAGTCCTCGGGCAAGAAAGAGGTCACCGGCGCCAACGTCCTGGTCGCCATCTTCGGCGAGAAGGACTCGCACGCCCTGCACTACCTCAACCAGCAGGGTGTCACCCGGCTCGACGTGGTCAACTACATCTCGCACGGCATCGCCAAGGCCCCGCAGGAAAGCGCCCCGGCCAGCAGCAGCCGGGCCGAGCCGGCGCAGGAGCAGGACGCCGAGAACGTCACCGGCTCGCCGCTGGAGGCCTTCACCATCAACCTCAACGCCCAGGCCCTGGCCGGCAAGGTCGACCCGCTGATCGGACGCGACCTGGAACTGGAACGGGTGATCCAGACCCTTTGCCGCCGGCGCAAGAACAACCCCCTGCTGGTCGGCGAGGCCGGCGTCGGCAAGACCGCCATCGCCGAAGGCCTGGCCCGGCGCATCGTCCAGGAAGAGGTGCCCGAGGTGCTGAACGGCGCCACCGTCTACGCCCTCGACATGGGCGCCCTGCTCGCCGGCACCAAATACCGCGGCGACTTCGAGCAGCGGCTGAAGGCCGTGCTCAAGCAGCTGGCCGGCCAGGAAAACGGCATCCTGTTCATCGACGAGATCCATACCCTCATTGGCGCCGGTGCAGCTTCGGGCGGTACGCTCGATGCCTCCAACCTGCTCAAGCCCGCCCTCTCCTCGGGCCAGCTGCGCTGCATCGGTGCCACCACCTACAACGAATACCGCGGCATCTTCGAGAAGGACCACGCCCTCTCCCGCCGTTTCCAGAAGATCGACGTCAAGGAACCCTCGGTCGAGGAGACCATCGCCATACTCAAGGGCCTGAAGTCGCGCTTCGAGGCCCACCACGGCATCAAATACACCCAGCAGGCCCTGGCCACGGCGGCCGAGCTGTCGGCCCGCTTCATCAACGACCGCCACCTGCCGGACAAGGCCATCGACGTGATCGACGAGGCCGGCGCCGCCCAGCGCATCCAGCCCAAGTCGAAGCAGAAGAAGGTCATCACCAACAAGGAGATCGAGGACATCGTCGCCAAGATCGCCCGCATCCCGGCCAAGACCGTGGCCAGCGACGAGCGTAACGCCCTGAAGAACCTGGACCGCGACCTCAAGGCCGTGGTCTTCGGACAGGACCCGGCGATCGACGCCCTGGCCACCGCGATCAAGCTGTCGCGCTCGGGCCTGGGCAATCCGCAAAAGCCGATCGGCTCTTTCCTGTTCTCCGGCCCCACCGGCGTCGGCAAGACTGAGGTCGCCCGCCAGCTGGCCTACACATTAGGAGTGGAGTTGATCCGCTTCGACATGTCCGAATACATGGAGCGCCATGCCGTCTCCCGCCTGATCGGCGCGCCCCCCGGCTACGTCGGCTTCGAACAGGGCGGTTTGCTGACCGAGGCGATCACCAAGCACCCCTATTCCGTCCTGCTCCTGGACGAGATCGAGAAGGCCCACCCGGACATCTTCAATGTCCTGCTCCAGGTGATGGACCACGGCACGCTCACCGACAACAACGGACGCAAGGCCGATTTCCGCAATGTGGTGATCATCATGACCACCAACGCCGGCGCCGAATCGCTGAGCAAGGCCAGCATCGGCTTCACCGAGACCAAGGCTGCCGGCGACGAGATGGCAGAAATCAAGCGCCTGTTCTCGCCCGAGTTCCGCAACCGGCTGGACGCCACCATCTCCTTCGCCCCCTTGAGCGAGGCCGTCATCCTGCGCGTGGTCGACAAATTCCTCATGCAACTGGAAGAGCAGCTGCACGCCAAGAAGGTCGAGGCCCAGTTCACCGAGGCCCTGCGCAGCTGGCTGGCCAAGGAAGGCTACGACCCGCTCATGGGCGCCCGCCCCATGGCCCGCCTGATCCAGGAGACCATCCGCAAGGCCCTGGCCGACGAGCTGCTGTTCGGCCGCCTGGCCAACGGCGGCCACGTCACCGTCGACGTCGACGAGACAGGCAAGGCCAGGCTGGTGTTCGAGGAAGAGGCAGCGGCGGTGGTTTGA